From Microbacterium sp. LWH11-1.2, one genomic window encodes:
- a CDS encoding intradiol ring-cleavage dioxygenase, translating into MSRIPEPIQTPDGPAYEGRLLDRADEEVVDQGVVFDIGTLMSRRGILGLAGLGVGAVVLAACAPAASGGATATPTPTVTPTPTAGDAVVTGEIPDETAGPYPGDGSNGPDVLEDSGIIRRDIRSSIDGAATADGVPLTIAFQIVDLANGGVPFAGVAVYAWHCTAQGEYSLYSSGLEDVTYLRGVQVADADGRVSFTSIFPGCYSGRWPHIHFEVFPDAASITDAANAIATSQMALPEAACSAVYAQSAYAGSAQNLAQVTLAGDNVFGDDAGAAQLATLSGDATKGYTATLVVGVDTSTTPAAGGAPGGGAGGPGGGGQPPSN; encoded by the coding sequence ATGAGCCGTATCCCCGAACCCATCCAGACACCCGACGGTCCCGCCTACGAGGGGCGGCTGCTCGATCGGGCCGACGAGGAGGTCGTCGACCAGGGCGTGGTCTTCGACATCGGCACGCTGATGAGCCGCCGCGGCATCCTCGGCCTCGCCGGGCTCGGTGTCGGCGCCGTCGTGCTGGCCGCCTGCGCGCCGGCCGCCTCCGGCGGGGCGACCGCGACGCCCACGCCGACCGTGACGCCGACGCCCACCGCCGGGGACGCGGTCGTGACGGGGGAGATCCCCGACGAGACCGCGGGGCCCTATCCCGGCGACGGCTCCAACGGGCCGGACGTCCTCGAGGACTCCGGCATCATCCGCCGCGACATCCGCTCGTCGATCGACGGGGCGGCGACGGCCGACGGCGTGCCGCTCACCATCGCCTTCCAGATCGTCGATCTGGCGAACGGCGGCGTCCCCTTCGCCGGCGTCGCCGTCTACGCGTGGCACTGCACGGCGCAGGGCGAGTACTCCCTCTACTCCTCAGGCCTGGAGGACGTCACCTATCTGCGCGGCGTGCAGGTGGCGGATGCCGACGGCAGGGTGTCGTTCACCTCGATCTTCCCCGGCTGCTACTCGGGTCGATGGCCGCACATCCACTTCGAGGTGTTCCCCGACGCCGCGTCGATCACCGACGCCGCCAACGCGATCGCGACCTCGCAGATGGCGCTTCCCGAGGCAGCCTGCTCGGCCGTCTATGCGCAGTCCGCGTATGCGGGGTCCGCGCAGAACCTGGCCCAGGTCACGCTCGCGGGCGACAACGTGTTCGGCGACGACGCGGGCGCCGCGCAGCTCGCCACCCTCAGCGGCGATGCGACGAAGGGGTACACGGCGACGCTCGTGGTCGGCGTCGACACGAGCACCACGCCGGCCGCCGGTGGTGCACCGGGCGGCGGTGCGGGGGGTCCGGGAGGAGGCGGCCAGCCGCCCTCGAACTGA
- a CDS encoding sugar transferase, protein MTSVEDALSISRPGSVFLPIAAPRATKSVTRTVVTPRASATLERRRQWERRYRMRLRITDAAVILFAVVLTATVQLSAGITGFEVLRDGVPLAALWYFMLSALHTRDAALFRASATEYRGVVHASGLAFGIIAIVAVLLAWESMQLTLLLGLPVGVLTLLVTRWLWRHWLQAQRTQGRFASRTLVVGNRDDVEYVVRTLHPIGASGYQVVGATLLDGNAREVEIDGAVFPVLGNVNTVSSVAAELGADTIIVASRPEGEPEFVKQLSWQLEGTAAELVLSSRLTDVAGPRISFAPVEGLPLIQVKIPTYEGGVHVLKRALDIAVATVALIPIGLLTPVLAALIKLDSPGPVFFFQERVGRDGRTFKIVKFRSMKTDAEQQLAALKEANEGAGLLFKMKDDPRVTRVGRILRKLSLDELPQFWNVLVGDMSVVGPRPPLPSEVTAYDGTIFRRLYIKPGITGLWQVSGRSDLSWDESVRLDLRYVENWSVMNDLQIMWRTAKAMVQPSGAY, encoded by the coding sequence ATGACTTCCGTCGAGGATGCTCTGAGCATCTCTCGTCCGGGCTCGGTCTTCCTGCCGATCGCCGCTCCGAGAGCGACCAAGTCGGTGACGCGCACGGTGGTCACACCTCGCGCCTCCGCGACTCTGGAAAGACGTCGCCAGTGGGAGCGCCGCTATCGGATGCGACTGCGGATCACGGATGCGGCCGTCATCCTGTTCGCCGTCGTCCTGACCGCGACGGTCCAGCTGAGCGCCGGCATCACCGGGTTCGAGGTCCTTCGAGACGGCGTCCCCCTCGCCGCTCTCTGGTACTTCATGCTCAGTGCTCTGCACACGCGGGACGCCGCGTTGTTCCGTGCGAGTGCCACCGAGTACCGCGGCGTGGTCCACGCCAGCGGGCTCGCCTTCGGGATCATCGCCATCGTGGCGGTGCTGCTCGCATGGGAGTCGATGCAACTGACGCTGCTGCTGGGGCTGCCCGTCGGTGTGCTGACTCTTCTGGTGACCCGGTGGTTGTGGCGCCACTGGCTCCAGGCCCAACGCACGCAGGGGAGGTTCGCCTCGCGGACCCTCGTCGTGGGCAACAGGGATGACGTCGAGTACGTGGTGCGCACCCTGCACCCGATCGGCGCGTCCGGCTACCAGGTGGTCGGCGCGACGCTCCTCGACGGCAATGCCCGCGAGGTGGAGATCGACGGCGCGGTGTTCCCCGTTCTGGGGAACGTGAACACCGTGTCGTCGGTCGCCGCCGAGCTGGGAGCCGACACGATCATCGTGGCCAGCCGTCCCGAGGGCGAGCCCGAGTTCGTGAAGCAGCTGAGCTGGCAGCTCGAGGGGACCGCTGCCGAGCTCGTGCTGTCGAGCCGTCTCACCGACGTCGCAGGCCCCCGGATCTCGTTCGCGCCCGTCGAGGGGCTGCCGCTCATCCAGGTCAAGATCCCGACGTACGAAGGCGGGGTGCACGTGCTCAAGCGCGCGCTCGACATCGCCGTCGCCACGGTCGCGCTGATCCCGATCGGACTGCTGACTCCGGTCCTCGCCGCGCTCATCAAGCTCGACTCTCCCGGACCCGTGTTCTTCTTCCAGGAGCGCGTGGGCCGCGACGGCCGCACGTTCAAGATCGTCAAGTTCCGCTCGATGAAGACCGACGCCGAGCAGCAGCTCGCCGCCCTCAAAGAGGCGAACGAGGGCGCGGGACTCCTGTTCAAGATGAAGGACGACCCTCGGGTGACCCGCGTCGGCAGGATCCTGCGCAAGCTCTCTCTCGACGAACTGCCGCAGTTCTGGAACGTCCTCGTCGGCGACATGAGCGTGGTGGGTCCGCGTCCGCCGCTTCCGAGCGAGGTCACCGCCTACGACGGCACCATCTTCCGCCGCCTGTACATCAAGCCCGGCATCACGGGTCTGTGGCAGGTGTCCGGCCGCAGCGATCTCTCGTGGGACGAGAGCGTCCGCCTCGACCTCCGCTACGTGGAGAACTGGTCCGTGATGAACGACCTGCAGATCATGTGGCGCACCGCCAAGGCGATGGTGCAGCCGAGCGGTGCATACTGA
- a CDS encoding low temperature requirement protein A, whose protein sequence is MLPRDPAQPHRTASTLELFFDLVFVVAVSIASAQLHHALSHGDFLHGITSYAMLFFAIWWAWMNFTWFATSFDTDDWLYRVTTFVQMGGVLVFAAGIPRAFNEGDFTVVVLGYVVMRIAMVAQWLRASRSAGPLRAATIRYAVGIAAVQVLWVLFLLVPVGPLQIVAFVVFLLIEIGVPVFAEYRQQTPWHPHHITERYGLFTLIVLGESLLASANAIIDALDEVETLGPLIAISVLTLVVTASLWWIYFWPPHHRAISSFRNSLRYGYTHYFVFAAAAAFSAGIEVELDVLTHESHISNIAASFTVTIPIAVFLIGIWWIAIRENADRVVNTVVPVGALLVLLDPVLPIPVTLSALILVIVVVVLVLRPPVPRDSVTAPRSET, encoded by the coding sequence ATGCTGCCGCGCGATCCCGCCCAGCCGCACCGCACCGCGAGCACGCTGGAGCTGTTCTTCGACCTCGTCTTCGTCGTCGCCGTCAGCATCGCCTCGGCGCAGCTGCATCACGCCCTCAGCCACGGCGACTTCCTGCACGGCATCACCTCCTACGCCATGCTGTTCTTCGCGATCTGGTGGGCGTGGATGAACTTCACCTGGTTCGCGACCTCGTTCGACACCGACGACTGGCTGTACCGCGTCACGACGTTCGTGCAGATGGGCGGCGTCCTCGTCTTCGCGGCGGGGATCCCGCGGGCGTTCAACGAGGGGGACTTCACGGTCGTGGTGCTCGGCTACGTCGTGATGCGCATCGCGATGGTCGCGCAGTGGCTGCGCGCCTCCCGTTCGGCGGGACCGCTGCGTGCGGCGACGATACGCTACGCCGTCGGCATCGCCGCCGTCCAGGTGCTGTGGGTGCTTTTCCTGCTGGTGCCGGTCGGTCCCTTGCAGATCGTTGCCTTCGTGGTGTTCCTGCTGATCGAGATCGGCGTGCCGGTCTTCGCCGAGTACCGGCAGCAGACGCCGTGGCATCCGCATCACATCACCGAGCGCTACGGTCTGTTCACGCTGATCGTGCTCGGCGAGAGCCTGCTGGCCTCGGCGAACGCGATCATCGACGCGCTCGACGAGGTCGAGACCCTCGGTCCGCTGATCGCGATCTCGGTGCTGACGCTCGTGGTGACGGCATCCCTCTGGTGGATCTACTTCTGGCCGCCGCATCACCGCGCGATCAGCAGCTTCCGCAACTCCCTGCGGTACGGGTACACGCACTACTTCGTCTTCGCGGCCGCGGCCGCGTTCTCCGCCGGCATCGAGGTGGAGCTCGACGTGCTGACGCACGAGAGCCACATCTCCAACATCGCCGCCTCGTTCACCGTCACGATCCCGATCGCCGTGTTCCTGATCGGCATCTGGTGGATCGCGATCCGGGAGAACGCCGACCGTGTCGTGAACACGGTCGTCCCGGTCGGCGCTCTCCTCGTGCTGCTCGACCCCGTGCTTCCGATCCCGGTGACGCTCTCCGCACTGATCCTGGTGATCGTCGTCGTGGTGCTGGTCCTCCGTCCTCCGGTGCCGCGCGACTCCGTCACCGCGCCGCGCTCCGAGACATAG
- a CDS encoding WecB/TagA/CpsF family glycosyltransferase, which translates to MSPGNTAPVAESVDIAGVRVDSFTEASLVDHVLEMAKSDGVDVAVGVNAHVCNLARKDPRFRRLVDDGSTYADGQSVVWAAKLLGGHLPGRLATTDIAEPVLRAAADADIPVYFFGAAEGVAERAAAILRAKIPGLRLRTHHGYVAADRIDEVLDDMRSHGTGILFVGMGDPAQQLWIDAHRDRLPPAVLTCGGLFDWLSGSNKRAPAWMIRGGLEWLWRLIIEPRRLAKRYLLGNPSFMAAVATQRLRGSRA; encoded by the coding sequence ATGAGTCCAGGGAACACGGCACCCGTCGCTGAGTCCGTCGACATCGCCGGCGTCCGCGTCGACTCGTTCACCGAGGCCTCGCTGGTCGACCACGTGCTCGAGATGGCGAAGAGCGACGGCGTCGACGTGGCGGTCGGCGTCAACGCGCACGTGTGCAACCTGGCTCGCAAGGACCCGCGGTTCCGTCGCCTCGTGGACGACGGCTCCACGTACGCCGACGGCCAGTCCGTCGTGTGGGCCGCGAAGCTGCTCGGCGGGCATCTCCCCGGGCGGCTCGCGACCACCGACATCGCCGAGCCTGTGCTGCGCGCGGCAGCGGATGCCGACATCCCGGTCTACTTCTTCGGTGCTGCAGAGGGCGTTGCCGAGCGTGCCGCGGCGATCCTCCGGGCGAAGATCCCCGGGCTGCGGCTGCGTACGCACCACGGCTACGTGGCTGCCGACCGGATCGACGAGGTCCTCGACGACATGCGGTCGCACGGCACCGGCATCCTCTTCGTCGGTATGGGGGATCCGGCGCAGCAGCTCTGGATCGACGCTCACCGCGATCGCCTGCCTCCCGCTGTCCTCACCTGCGGCGGCCTCTTCGACTGGCTCAGCGGATCGAACAAGCGCGCGCCCGCGTGGATGATCCGCGGGGGTCTGGAATGGCTGTGGCGCCTCATCATCGAGCCCCGACGACTCGCGAAGCGGTACCTTCTGGGCAATCCGTCGTTCATGGCCGCCGTCGCGACGCAGAGACTCCGCGGGTCCAGGGCATGA
- a CDS encoding polysaccharide biosynthesis C-terminal domain-containing protein translates to MSGAASSPRGELARGGALSFAGSAVSAVMGLVLIVILGRLLGDAGSGVVLQAVGIFTIALGVARFGMDSAAIWILPRQLEDQRQLLRPTGAFLLITSAVVGLVCSAVLFVGVLIVEAQAPGDEVAAALRTIVWFLPVASVMLTALSATRALGKVNAYVLVGNVALPTLRPIAIAVAVGLGAGAVAASFAWALPLLPAAIAAIAVMLVQLRRLGRTSEPGFLRSDVPKRTLQYALPRVVSSALEQLLIWLAVIIVGAIAGPAAAGVYGSASRFVAAGMIVDTALRVVVSPMFSRMLHRKDTGELESVYRTATVWLVLFSTPVYILLAVFAPVALSLLGESFADGQSVLIVMSVGSIVTFLAGNIHSVLLMSGRSGLAALNKAVAVAVNVALIYLFVPLWGITGAAVAWAVACALDAALASLQVRFVLGLRVSPLAGLYPLVVAIVTIGVPAAGFRLLFGATWLGLIATAMVGAALFLTWCRLDRRRLHLDQLRLPGAR, encoded by the coding sequence ATGAGCGGTGCCGCGAGCTCGCCGCGCGGCGAGCTCGCCCGCGGCGGTGCGCTGAGCTTCGCGGGGTCGGCGGTGAGCGCCGTCATGGGGCTCGTGCTGATCGTGATCCTCGGCCGGCTGCTCGGCGACGCGGGCTCCGGAGTCGTGCTGCAGGCGGTGGGCATCTTCACGATCGCCCTCGGGGTCGCGCGTTTCGGGATGGACTCGGCGGCGATCTGGATCCTTCCGCGTCAGTTGGAGGACCAGCGGCAGCTGCTGCGGCCGACCGGGGCGTTCCTGCTGATCACATCCGCCGTCGTCGGACTGGTCTGCTCCGCCGTGCTCTTCGTCGGCGTCCTGATCGTCGAGGCGCAGGCCCCGGGAGACGAGGTCGCCGCGGCGCTCCGGACGATCGTCTGGTTCCTGCCGGTCGCCTCCGTCATGCTCACCGCGCTCTCGGCGACGCGGGCGCTCGGCAAGGTGAACGCCTACGTCCTGGTCGGCAACGTGGCACTCCCGACCCTGCGCCCGATCGCCATCGCCGTCGCGGTCGGGCTGGGAGCCGGAGCGGTCGCCGCCTCCTTCGCCTGGGCGCTGCCGCTGCTCCCCGCCGCGATCGCCGCGATCGCGGTGATGCTCGTGCAGCTCCGACGGCTGGGGCGGACGAGCGAGCCCGGATTCCTGCGATCCGACGTGCCCAAGCGCACCCTGCAGTACGCACTCCCCCGCGTCGTCTCCTCGGCGCTCGAGCAGCTGCTGATCTGGCTGGCGGTGATCATCGTCGGCGCGATCGCCGGCCCCGCCGCCGCAGGCGTGTACGGCTCCGCGAGTCGCTTCGTCGCCGCCGGGATGATCGTCGACACCGCGCTCCGCGTGGTCGTCTCGCCGATGTTCAGCCGGATGCTGCACCGCAAGGACACCGGCGAGCTCGAATCCGTCTATCGGACGGCCACCGTGTGGCTGGTGCTGTTCAGCACGCCCGTGTACATCCTCCTCGCCGTCTTCGCCCCGGTCGCGCTGTCCCTGCTCGGAGAGTCGTTCGCCGACGGCCAGAGCGTCCTGATCGTGATGTCCGTCGGCTCGATCGTGACCTTCCTCGCCGGCAACATCCATTCCGTGCTGCTGATGAGCGGCCGCAGCGGATTGGCCGCGCTGAACAAGGCCGTCGCCGTCGCCGTCAACGTGGCGCTCATCTATCTCTTCGTGCCCCTCTGGGGCATCACGGGCGCCGCCGTCGCGTGGGCGGTCGCCTGCGCGCTCGACGCAGCACTCGCCTCCCTGCAGGTGCGCTTCGTCCTCGGGCTGCGGGTGTCGCCGCTCGCCGGTCTCTACCCGCTCGTCGTCGCCATCGTCACGATCGGCGTCCCCGCCGCGGGCTTCCGACTGCTCTTCGGCGCGACGTGGCTCGGCCTGATCGCCACAGCCATGGTCGGCGCCGCGCTGTTCCTCACGTGGTGCCGTCTCGATCGCCGGCGTCTCCACCTGGATCAGCTGCGCCTCCCGGGCGCACGATAG